The Theileria annulata chromosome 3, complete sequence, *** SEQUENCING IN PROGRESS *** genome has a segment encoding these proteins:
- a CDS encoding RNA splicing factor, putative (Contains 3 putative rna-binding domains): MENYNVSDTNNYLLNQSHYPPQQSYDNNESYAYSKAGNGSENTKYHFKQDNSNDFVGGYQLSNGYSTVTEQKGQNLNNYESTQFVGHQFQTNTTTYDNSSQFQNYPSQSEYYSVQGQQKTGEKYSSQDETDLPKQNDAYQVNSNNHYSQSDRNYDGSLTTETSRSSGPNGEKLDRYDRDHRHRREYKRSRNRSVDSRESYRRHRRRSRSRSYDRSGHRRSHSYRRRRSRSYRRSRSRSYRSGRRHQSYRYSRHRSRSFSRSPHREQEYDYQKDNKTDNDRDPRDIGLDIMEKAKMLRSNEMERRRMKDIEEAQRDDLTVLVSNMHLSVDERDIYELFSEHAGKVRDIQCVRDLRSGRSKGIAYVEFYTQESVIKALSMTGMSMKGQGIRVHSSQAEKNRAAKAAKQLQDNALKESDNPTTIVVSNLLGVLSYLNEIELNQLFSPFGNIIDVALARTDNGESKGYAYIRFKRWNEAKEALNVMNGFDINGQQIKVAYANTRKDPKSRLHSLGDLDMERLDDDDAGLISGSNVKIALMKKLQQRQPLNSSNLVLSNMYTSADYADNHEFFDEIEEDVKEECGKYGTVVQVFVNRRNPDGKVYVKFKNNDDAQSANKSLQGRYFAGNTIQVSYISDDQYQDVVNKS; the protein is encoded by the exons atggAAAATTATAACGTTTCAgatacaaataattatctCCTTAATCAATCACATTATCCACCACAACAGTCCTATGATAATAACGAATCATACGCATACTCTAAAGCAGGAAATGGTTCAGAAAACACaaaatatcattttaaaCAAGACAACTCTAATGATTTTGTAGGTGGATATCAACTCTCAAACGGTTATTCCACAGTTACAGAACAAAAAGGCcagaatttaaataattatgaatCCACCCAGTTTGTAGGTCACCAGTTCCAAACTAATACCACAACTTACGATAATTCATCACAATTTCAGAATTACCCCTCACAGTCAGAATATTATTCAGTTCAGGGACAGCAGAAAACTGgtgaaaaatattcttCCCAAGATGAAACTGATTTACCAAAACAAAATGACGCCTATCAGGTTAATTCAAATAATCATTATTCACAATCAGATCGAAACTATGATGGTTCATTGACCACAGAAACCAGTAGATCATCAGGTCCCAATGGAGAAAAACTAGATCGCTATGATCGAGACCACAGACATAGGAGAGAATATAAACGATCCAGAAATAGATCAGTGGATAGTAGAGAAAGTTATCGTAGACATAGAAGAAGAAGCCGCTCCAGAAGCTATGATAGAAGTGGCCATAGAAGAAGCCATAGCTACAGAAGACGAAGGAGTAGAAGTTACAGAAGAAGTAGAAGTAGAAGCTATAGAAGTGGCAGACGTCATCAGAGTTATCGCTATTCTAGACATCGCTCGAGAAGTTTCTCCAGATCACCGCACAGAGAACAAGAATATGATTACCAAAAGGATAATAAGACTGATAATGATAGGGATCCCAGAGATATAGGCCTGGATATAATGGAGAAGGCGAAAATGCTTCGATCTAATGAAATGGAAAGAAGAAGAATGAAAGACATAGAGGAAGCACAAAGAGACGACTTGACGGTTCTGGTCTCAAATATGCACCTCTCAGTAGATGAAAGAGATATATACGAGCTCTTTAGTGAACACGCGGGGAAAGTTAGAGATATCCAGTGTGTAAGAGATCTCAGAAGTGGGCGCTCCAAAGGAATAGCCTACGTAGAGTTTTATACACAAGAATCAGTTATCAAGGCATTGTCCATGACAGGAATGTCAATGAAAGGACAAGGAATAAGAGTACACAGCTCCCAAGCTGAAAAGAACAGAGCTGCAAAGGCAGCAAAGCAGCTTCAAGATAATGCCCTAAAGGAGAGTGACAACCCAACTACAATCGTGGTTTCAAACCTGTTGGGAGTCTTGAGTTAtttgaatgaaattgaGTTAAACCAACTTTTTTCACCATTTGGAAATATCATAGACGTAGCCTTGGCGAGAACAGATAATGGAGAATCCAAAGGATACGCATACATACGATTTAAAAGGTGGAATGAAGCTAAAGAGGCATTGAACGTCATGAATGGATTCGATATCAACGGCCAACAAATAAAAGTGGCGTACGCCAATACAAGAAAGGATCCAAAGAGTAGATTGCACTCTTTAGGCGACTTGGATATGGAAAGACTTGACGACGATGATGCTGGCCTAATATCAGGATCAAACGTTAAAATAGCATTGATGAAGAAATTACAACAACGCCAACCA CTTAATAGCTCAAACCTAGTGCTGAGCAACATGTACACATCCGCCGATTATGCAGACAACCACGAGTTTTTCGATGAAATTGAAGAAGACGTCAAAGAAGAATGCGGAAAATACGGAACCGTAGTACAAGTCTTCGTAAACAGAAGAAACCCAGATGGAAAGGTTTAcgtaaaatttaaaaataatgatgaCGCACAATCAGCCAACAAAAGCTTACAAGGAAGATATTTCGCAGGAAACACCATACAGGTCTCGTATATCTCAGACGATCAATACCAAGATGTTGTCAATAAGTCatag
- a CDS encoding DNA topoisomerase iii, putative: protein MLNVLNVAEKPSVAKNITEILSCGNATRELTHSKTNPVYSFPHWFEGNMCKMYFTSVKGHLMNLDFDQPYRSWHRTAIIDLFTGKFYQDLHIMSSTHSPIHHERLQGYRKKHIKIRKNVLEVCFRVNKNMIVKRAIFSSVTSQFSFHYWNSESDIEHACVNLKQPNKNLANVGAVETRQEIDLRIGSAITRYLTLKYKTQIDTKAAILSYGTCQLPTLGFVVERFILIENFVSEPFWTIQVEVTQLAVLTLYENCIQNPSGIIRKVLKKEVRKHPPLPLDTIEMNKDVSRYLRISSHKCMQLAEGLYNKGFISYPRTETNVFPSSIDLKSIIGKLSSVPEFSEYTNTLLNEDGFHEPTKGNNNDEAHPPIHPVNSLTRDRAESEEHWLLYEYITRRFLACCSKDSIGHQSNVILEISGELFNLKGLIIQERNWLNIYKYTTWEAKLIPNFSENQEILPNEIILKDGATQPPDLLSESNLIDLMNKNAIGTDATMHEHIQKIQDRFYCIKDDKLRFVPTNLGKAIYYGFKEYNYQNIDLTKPILRANMERDMSDISIGIKDKDQVVLNYVNLLRSIFQLISNNSNKFDGYITCLSRIVPDDAPLPNNC, encoded by the exons atgttaAATGTACTGAATGTAGCGGAGAAGCCCTCAGTGGCGAAGAACATCACGGAGATTCTATCATGCGGAAACGCAACCAGG GAATTAACACATTCAAAAACTAACCCTGTGTACTCATTCCCGCACTGGTTTGAAGGAAATATGTGCAAAATGTATTTTACGTCAGTGAAAGG ACATTTAATGAACCTAGACTTCGATCAACCATATCGCAGCTGGCATCGAACAGCAATCATAGATTTATTCACAGGTAAATTCTATCAAGACTTGCACATCATGTCCAGCACCCATTCACCCATTCATCACGAGCGACTGCAAGGATATCGAAAAAAACATATTAAAATACGCAAAAAT GTCCTAGAAGTTTGTTTCAGAGTTAACAAGAACATGATAGTTAAGAGGGCCATATTCTCGTCAGTTACAAGTCAGTTTAGTTTTCATTACTGGAACTCAGAGTCAGATATTGAGCACGCatgtgtaaatttaaaacaacCTAACAAGAATCTGGCAAATGTTGGT GCAGTTGAAACAAGACAGGAAATAGATTTGAGAATAG GTTCCGCAATAACTCGATATTTAACTTTAAAGTATAAAACTCAAATAGACACTAAAGCTGCAATTCTCAG CTACGGGACCTGTCAGCTTCCCACACTCGGTTTTGTAGTAGAACGCTTCattttaatagaaaatttcGTAAGCGAACCCTTTTGGACAATTCAAGTGGAAGTCACTCA ATTGGCTGTTCTAACACTCTATGAAAACTGTATTCAAAACCCTAGTGGTATTATAAGAAAA GTTTTAAAGAAAGAAGTTAGAAAACACCCTCCTTTGCCATTAG ATACCATCGAGATGAACAAGGATGTGAGTCGATATTTAAGAATATCCTCACACAAGTGTATGCAATTAGCAGAAGGGTTGTACAACAAGGGTTTTATAAGTTATCCTAGGACAGAAACTAATGTCTTCCCAAGCTCAATCGacttaaaatcaataattgGCAAGTTATCATCGGTCCCCGAATTTTCTGAGTACACCAATACTCTTTTAAATG AGGACGGGTTCCATGAACCAACCAAGGGAAATAATAACGATGAAGCACATCCACCGATCCACCCTGTGAATTCTCTCACAAGAGATAGAGCTGAATCAGAAGAACACTGGTTACTTTACGAATACATCACAAGGCGGTTTCTAGCCTGCTGCAGCAAGGACTCTATTGGACATCAATCTAATGtgattttggaaatttCAG GGGAACTGTTTAACTTAAAAGGTCTGATTATCCAGGAAAGGAACTGGCTGAACATTTACAAGTACACTACTTG GGAGGCGAAACTCATACCAAACTTTTCTGAAAACCAGGAAATATTACCcaatgaaattatattaaag gATGGAGCCACTCAACCACCTGACCTGCTTTCAGAGTCTAATTTGATTGATCTAATGAACAAG AATGCAATTGGAACAGACGCGACTATGCACGAGCATATTCAGAAAATTCAG GACCGCTTCTATTGTATTAAGGACGATAAGTTGAGATTTGTCCCTACCAACTTAGGAAAGGCTATTTATTAT ggGTTCAAGGAGTATAACTACCAGAATATTGACTTAACCAAGCCCATCTTGAGGGCTAACATGGAAAGGGACATGAGTGACATTTCCATTGGAATTAAGGACAAGGATCAGGTGGTTTTGAACTACGTGAACCTTCTCAGGTCAATTTTTCAGCTCATCAGCAACAACTCGAATAAGTTTGACGGGTATATAACTTGTTTGTCTCGAATCGTGCCTGACGACGCTCCTCTTCCAAACAactgttaa
- a CDS encoding ham1-like protein, putative (Pfam hit (1.00e-26) to Hamp1_like domain) — protein MTKKEVLFCTSNEEKLRDLRYILGDEFDLKSDPVELTEIQGNPDEITLAKTKEAYKLLKRPLITEDTCLCFNAFKGLPGPYIKHFLLNIGPMGVYNLLSQFEDKSGYSLCTFGYVDENGVKLFEGRTDGTIVSPRGHVDISWNCIFEPEGYDKTFAELTFEEKNRVSHRYKAGIKLKVSVI, from the exons ATGACCAAAAAAGAAGTGTTGTTTTGTACATCGAATGAAGAAAAACTTAGAGACTTAAGATATATATTGGGAGATGAATTTGACCTTAAAAGCGACCCCGTAGAGC TTACTGAAATTCAAGGTAACCCAGACGAAATTACTCTGGCCAAGACTAAGGAAGCCTACAAGCTTTTAAAGAGACCCTTGATAACTGAAGATACATGTTTGTGTTTCAATGCTTTCAAAGGATTACCAGGACCTTATAT aaaacaCTTCTTGTTGAACATTGGACCAATGGGTGTATACAATCTTCTATCTCAATTTGag GATAAATCAGGATATTCCCTTTGCACATTCGGATATGTGGACGAAAATGGAGTCAAGTTATTCGAAGGAAGGACGGATGGCACGATAGTATCCCCGAGGGGTCATGTAGATATAAGCTGGAATTGCATTTTTGAACCCGAAGGATATGATAAAACATTTGCTGAGTTGACCTTCGAGGAAAAAAATAGAGTTTCACATAGATACAAAGCTGGAATAAAACTTAAAGTTAGTGTAATATAG